ACCACCCTAAGAAGAAAGTCAATAGAAGAAAGTACTACTACCACTTTAGAAAATACACAAACATTAGACACAGACCTGGATCATAAAATCCTTGATAACTCTGTGAAAAGTAGAACCTTTGTAGTGCAGCGGCATGCCACTTTGTTTACCGAGTCCAGCAGCTCCAGTGCAAAGTTTCACGAAATTCTCCGTAGTTTTCGGTGCTAAAAGTTTCACTAGCAAATAATTGAAGTAGACACCCAAGCGGAGCCTATGCTACCTACCGACGTCATCGAACAACTCGAACACAATTCTCCCAGCCTCTCGACCATCGATAGATATATCGAAGAAACTCCTTCTATGAGTTTTACCCATTGCTGGAATCGGAACATTATAAGAGTTGTACGTGGATGACCCACTcttccaaaagtgaaaaaaaaaaacacgttctCCGAATAACCGAGTAATAATGATAGGGAGTGGAGTTCTCGCTCAGCaatgaaagatgaaagatttgcAAATACTCAGGTATTTTGAGAGGAATTCACTGAGAAAACGCACAACACCAACAGTCTTAGCAAAACGAGCGTTCTTTCCTCTGAATGATATAGAGAACGGCAAGAACATAGAAAGATCCAGAGAATATGTTGAGAGACAACCAGAACGACCAAGGGGGAAATTTTAAAGTATGGCGTGTCGTTGGCTTACGTAATCGCGGACATACTGAACCACCGTGTATCGGAAACTTAGTTTGAGAATTAAATTAGTGAGGTTTCAATTTGCCTAAGGAAATTGTATATAAAGGGAACTCTGCTTCTAGAAGTAGTGAAACTATCACGGCTACGAAGGAGCGAGTAAACATGGATGCAGATCTGGACCGAGACCTCCACAATAAGGTCGACGGCTCGGAACAACTCCAAACTTTTCCTTCCGCCGCGGTCGATAAGTCGGTACTAGGATTGTCTTGAAGGATACAAACGTTCACTTGATGCAGCATTTGACTTTCGCAAGTTATTATGTAGTCATATGGATCCATAAGCATCCATACTTTTCCACGGTTCTGAAAAGAAGCATTGGACCAGCCCAAGAAGATCGATCAAGAGtaattttcctcctttttattCTTACCATACAATACATTTCAGTAAACAACGACAGCAGATCGTTTCTTGAATATGAAAGCACTtagaatttcctttttccttatcCATCACAACTGTTAATCCAGCAGAGGAGTTCTCACAGATTGAAGCGTTCTGTGCTTCATATTGGTGCTCGTCCTATGGTTCTTACTGGTATTCGTAACACATTGGTAAGTTAGAAACATCAATTTCTTCCAAACATGAGAAATTATACGCAGTTTATATTTGTTACATGTtacagaagagaaaattgttACGGACAAGAGAGGACGCTGTAGAATTAGGACGATAAGATGTCGGAACAGCGCATTCACGTTTTCCCACCATCAACCGAAATCGCCACGGTAACATAAGAACTAATAATTGCGTAATCTACCTTCGATTCATAATgttcttgaagttttttttttctttggaagaacacaatttaaaaaaaagtagaaaataaaccCAAAGTTCCCCCAGTTCAATACgtaccgaaaaaaagaacaccgcAAACACACAACACcgcgaaaaaaataactgatgAGATAGAGACAGTTCTCATTGTCTGGCGCATTCCGATATTCCTTTATTCTACATGTAATGATTGGCTTTCATTAACGAGCACCATTATGAATCCTTAAATCATATGTGGTGCCGTCGCCCGTCGATTTTTCTGCTGTAGTGGGACCAAAACGAATTGAACGCTCATTTCTGCTCTGTGAATGGAGCTGCCGACGGTCCCATCCCGATCACAACCGCTgtctctaccgcgccgcttcaagcgcagccgctcacgcaactgtaTATGGCTTCAGGGTGTTTTGACCCGCCTATATAATGCGTATACGGTGTATTGAGTAACCTGCAGGAATTCGGTACCAATTCGGTGGCCCTGAAGGGATAAAGAACCCTGCCCTGAACCGAATGAGAGCAAGCCTCGAGTTTACTAGACAGAAGCTATAGAGGAACGTTGACGACACTGTCGATAAAGCTTGAGAAAACCCAAGAAACTACAGAATTTGGATGCGAATTCTAGACAAAAAGTCTCCGTTTTCACCAACACATCGCCCTGccacatgtttttttccaggtAGTGTAATTCTTACACGCCTTGCGAGACCGTCGACTATACTTACGACTTCTGGCGTAGCTCGAATGCAGTGATTTTGGTTTCTTGCAAAAACAACTGCCAGAAATCGGAACCATTGCATTAAAAGTACttgaatgcaaaaaataattaaattaattaattattaaatccAAGGAAACTATTATTCAATTTGGTTTATCTTGATGCACTCATAACTTGATCATAGATATACAGTGATCGCATAGAACTTTAGAACTCAAAATGAGGTAATCGTTAAAAAGAATCCAGAAGTCCTCAACAATAGACAGCCATGAAAACACTTCGATACCACTATAGATgtacaaataaaacaatagaatATGTACACCATAGATgtacaaataaagaaaattctcaatGAATCCTTAAACTGTAGTTTTCCTGTGCACATTCTTGCGCTTTTCGAGATTCTTCTGCAATCTCTTGACAGGAATTCCCGTATAACGTCGTGAAGTGGAGGAGAAATGACTAGTTTCTGAATGTGATGTTCTGGTTGGACGACGAAAGGACAACAGGTAAGGATGAGGGAGGAAATGGAAAACACTTCAAATTAACCTCTAGTGACTGAACGAGCGACGTTACGAACTTCAATTCGAGGTATAGCTGGATATTTGGGCTAAATGTACAGAAATAGCTAGCAAATCCgtttaaaaaggaaaacactTCGGGAAAATAGGatgaaaaggaagaggaagactTACCCAGGCGTATGAATAAGCAGAAGTCCATGTTTGGTATGGTGTCACTGTTTGAGCCGAAATTACAGGGTACGACGAAATCATCGGATACCAAATTGGCGCTGACATCCATTGAAATGGATTAGATGGGACTGTAGCCAGGAATGTAAATGGCGTATTGAAGGATTGAACCAGTGGAGATGGAGAAGCTGGACCTGGAAAGGATTTCCATTAAGCTTCTATAACATTTTCTTTAATATAATACTTATAATATAGTAGTTTTAACCGGTTAAaaagtccgaaaaaaaatcgctatgGAGAGTCACATCTATCCCTAATAGCAAATTTTCCTCGTTACTTCAGTATGTAACCTTTATTGCTACAGTAGAGTAGATAAAACCAACCATCAAATGGTGCACACGAGGTGATATCATAAGGCctgaaaatgttaaaattattaaatggaaaaaaagatgtgaaaattaataaaaactaaaagagcgcaaaaaaaaaccaaaaacactgactagtAGAGAAAGAAGTGCATTCTAAAACAACGTTTCATAGAACGCTTAACTCGTTTTTTTGTGCACGAgtttaaatttctaaaaaaaaaagtccttagCAATGcaccaaacaaaaatatccgTAAAGAGTTGTATCGTCGGATAAACTGATGCTGCAATTTTTAGAAACTAATCCTCCAAGCCTGATTCATCGTTCAAAAAACCTAACACCGAAAAATTATATGAATTCTCGATTTAAAATGCTACAGTGGCGTCCCTAcgaggtttgtttttttaaatggaacctttatttgcctgacgttaaAGCCTTTTCgtcgtcttcagaggcctctTTTTAACTTAGTAATTACAATAATTTTGGGACAGAGCTTAGTAGCGATGGCCCTCGTAGGCATattattaattgaaatttaaaaaaatgaaaaattaaatgaaaaataagaattaattaaattaaaaacttaaaaaaaccgTAAGATTAAATCAAGAATTAAGTATTAAAAACATcaagttgtttgttttgctgaGGTTTGTCGAAGTTTCAAGATAAGAGAACGTTTGGACTGTTAGAGTAGTGCTATAGGTGTTGAACCGTACCTAGCTATAATGGAGAGAAAGAGCGGGAATAGGAAGCAGAGGAATACCATCTCTGAGTGAGTGCGTTTTCTTCATGAACATCTCATTTATATTCCCTACATTTCTAGTTTTCACGAACGTAGTAGAGAGGCTTAAGTGCACGATGAAAAGTGAAGATTCTTTACGTAAAGCACTTGAATAATGAACTTTCACCAGTCTTTTCTATCAAAAGTAGGAATAAAGTCGATATCAAGTAGTGATCGAGTGGAATCGCATCTCGGAACGATAACGAGAAACTTACTATGTGCTTAAACAAACTAGACAGTTCATCCTTCCTATGGTAAGGTCAAAACCAGATGAAGTAAGTTGCTGTTGTGTAAGCAACTGCGCTCGCAACGCTACGTAGCGATTACAATCGCtatgggaccattgcgaagtGCAGCAAAGAATGGTGCTGGCAAAGGTTCTCCATCGATCcttaccgctacgctccaccgcagcgcttcCAGGTCAACCGCTCACGCagctgcatcgtgcttcatgccgttttgaccttactacaTATCACCTTCACACTTACAACAACAGTATAAATGAGCAATGATATATAGAAAAAACCTCAAAGAGGTCCCAAAAATTTCAGTGAGATTTCACAAACAATCGTTCGTCTTTCAAGCGTACAGCGTGGGAATGTAATTGAGGTAATAAAAATGTATCACTCCATCAGGCAATTGTCGACTAGGTTATGGGCACCATTTGATCCAAAGCTTGCTCTGGGATTTATGGATGcactactatttttttctctaccaaTCATAGTTCTGTATTAAATGTATCCTTCTTGAAGTTAATATCATTTCCCATGGATATCTTTTTCAGTGAGGTCGGTGCTCAAAAATTATCTACGATTTCTTGATTCTGCAGAACGTATACTTTATATGAAGTACCAAGAAGAGTAACTGCCACGCTCGAACCCCTCCTTACTTATTTTCCTCGCCAATAGATGAGTATTCTCCCATAGATCACTGGTTAGGTCTAGAAGTTCAAACCTAAAGATAAAATCTATGTCAGAACGTCTCAATCAACTTCACTTTGAGGTATGATTAGGAGAATTTCCAATccagaaatttaaaaaggagAGTATTACTAGTTAAGAAGCAAGAATTTAGAGCGAGAGCTGTAGTACGGGAAGATGCGATCCGCGCAGCTTTACATGGAATAAAACAATACCACGAAATCCGTACAAACTCTGTCAATTAATTATGTTTATTAACAATATCCGAAAAGCTACTTGTGTTCTTCTTATATCGGTGCCCgttatttttaaaactgaAGAGCATTCACCTCGTTGCTGAACAGCACGAATACATCACcctcaccttgatcaccttgactcccgttgataatcgaactggtcgagcgggcgccagtaattcttccatttgtccctatcgcgtgccagagccgcccagtggttcctcctttcgcgtaggacacgaagagcatcatttctttcctttgaaggacttcgtgaagaaatctgaccatcgggtcggcagtcttcctgtagtgcgcttaatatcgcagggaacccagtcgctcacggccctggtccaacggttgtcgttaaagcgcatcatgTGTccagcccaccttattttacttcccttagcaaacgcggcggcgtctctaatcttcgatcgctgacgtatgAGAGAACTTCAAATCCcatccctcacttgcgtgaaaccgaaaactcctagcatcactccctcaattgcgcgttcaatgacgcccAACGCCgcccaggtttctgaggcATAGAtaaaagcaggaagtacgatGGTGTTGGAGGTGAGCACGGacccgggtgttcctggtcttacTCACTACATCCCCGATGCTTTTATACGCTCCATAAGCataaggtcgcttttggtccgcgattagccccctatccgccattcaaggacgcgccacgtagcctcgcgactaaccggctgtgatctctgtagtgagggagatccgtggacgAATACATAGTGCGCTCGAAACTACCTGAAGTCGGATGCAGACATGTAAAACGCCTGTggtcgaagcggcgtggtTTTCTATCTGTTGCGACCGATGTCGGGCCATCGCTGGGCTTGCACCCACAGTGGAGCTAGCAGCCTTATCTGTATGTCCGCCCTCGGGAAGTCCCAATCTTCGGACTCCTGAATCTTTGTGTTTCCAACGAAAATAGTGCAGCtacagtaaggtcaaaacgtaATGAATCacagtgtagttgcgtaagatGCTGCGGCGCAATGGAGCATAGTGGTTAGGATAGCAGTGGGACCCCTCCTAGCACCACCACCTACAGTTCACGATTGTCCCaccccgattccaaccgctttccccaccgcgccgcttcgcgcgtagccgcttacgcaactgcaccaagcttcataTCGTTCTAACCCGACTATACTGTGTAGGGAACACCTGATCGAAACCAACCAGCGAtggggagtattcgtatacgggatcgtagattaaggagaggactGAGTATTCGCataggggatcgtagattaaggagaggggatgattccgtccatttcttcctaattgccgtagaaaacggcccggaagatacgccttcgagcgttccggcacgctattttctacaatgagtccgattggagcgtgccagcagTGTGCAAACGACGCATCTCCCGGACCCTTTTTACCCCAGtttgcaagaaatggacggaatcactcacctctccataatctacgatcccgtatacgtatgctccacctgaagttcgtaccacctcagattcgtggggtgatgcctttaactataaAGGTCTCACCGTTTTGTATTCAACTGCTCACACGGTATAGCACCAAAACTCAGCTTCCAAACTGCaaggaaattttaaattcaggAGGAAATTAATATCTTAATACTTCCGCTTATTCCATTTGTGCTCATTCTTCTTATACTCCTTTGGGAAATATATCGACCTCGCGAAGAAAACTGTGAGTGGACCGAAGTATTAAATAgttatagtaaggtcaaaactaTATGAAGCACGCTACAACTGCGTAAGCGTCTGCGATGGAACCGACGCAGTGAAGCAtagcggttaagatcgagTGAGTAACCTTAttagcaccatccatcgctgcagttcgcgatggtcccacgtcaaattcaaccgccatctccaccgtaccgcttccAGCGCTGGCATTTAGGTAATTGCACTgtgtttcatatcgttttaaCCCCACTATAGATCTTGTGCTTATGTATTTTTGTGCATTGTGTGTATTCAGCTGGGTATTAGATATGGTTCAACAAATATTTCAGATGAGTTGGTCGACGATCCATTGGCATGGCCCTCATTTAGACTTGACTATGTGACTTTCTTCGCCAACAGAAgctgatttatttttgaatcgCTCATGACGTTTGCTTTTGagtataaataatttttttccagttcaaAGCGAAAATATAAGCACTCGAAAATATCTTATAACATTTATTAATATGTACAAACACAAGTAACACCATTTGTCGTCTACAATACCCATGGAATAGATAAAGGGTCAAAGACAAATGGAAAGTGAAAGGTATCGCATAGAATACGGCTAAAACGTCTCGcctataataatataattgcAAAGTATGTGACGTGGACGAAcactgaaaaagtgaaaatattagAGCATCGTTGAAAACTACTATTTACCATCACATCCTTTTAACTCCTCCGTCGGGTAGAAAACTATGTGATGGTGAACTACTGTTAATGAATTGCCTTCTTAATGATTAGTATTGCACACATTCATTCAGTAATGAAGATAATGTCCGTGGTTCCTGggataatgataatgataataatgatcATTCTCAGATCATTATTATGTATAGAACAGTCCAAAATCCCCCCAACAGTTCACTACTTCGTTGCTGTCTACCACTGCGCTTTCCACGGGTTCATAGTAGACCTCCGTAAAACTTGTTTGGCTCAGTCATTGGGCTGGAAGCCACCAAGTAGATGGCCCGCAACGATATTTCCGGAGTCACAGACGAGCGGATGAAAACTGTGCCGGCTTGTTTGTAAAGCTATTCGTCAAAATCTTCCTTACTCAAAGTAATAAGAGTGAAATTACAAAGAGTCAGCAAGTTAGCAGCATCCATTTTTGCCCCAAAGCAAGTGAACAGGGAATTTAGTACCTCAGATGTCAAGAGACCTGCTTAGGTAGCCATTGCGGCCACTCCTTCGGTggctcctcctcctcctcctctcctTGCCCTTCCCTAAATTCCTTTTCGCCTTCAGGAGAACAACATACACCTTCTTCCAATCTAAGCGCCGATTTTTTTCACCCTTAAACCTCAAAGATGAGCTGATCTACACTGTCAGCATCGACATCGACTGTATTCAACCATATGAGCGGGGTGCACCTTCGATTGGAACAGTTCAAGGAGTGCGTTGAGGTATACGTGTCGCAGCCACCTTCTTGAACACAGTGTCTCACGACAATAAATAGCGTAAACTCACCTGCAATATCAATCATAATTTGAGCAACATAGGGCACAAAGTTTAAATCAactgaaaaattattcaatacgctaaaaaaaaaacctgaaggaGGCTACAAAAACATACAATCTTTCTCTGCCCAATCGGTAAAAGCTGTTACCGCAATATAAACCGTGGCAGCTGATGCTAACCCCTGTAAAAtcccttcaaattttttctcttctgattGACCTCAACATACCGCACAAATAGCAACAAATATCAttaattttccattctttttcgcAGTAGCCAGATATGCTACGATGCCAACAAAAATCTGAAGTATTATGTTGTTAACTGGAGTAATGCTCCAAAAATTGTACGCGTTAGATGCTATTTTTTaccttaaaaaatataataataaaaccaAGAGCAAGCGATACATAATTGTAAGCTGCGAAAGCAGCAGTAGCTGCAATTGATCCCAAAAGAAACCCAATGGCCACAAACATATCtctctggaaaaagaaatctcaaggaagaaaaatttgcttttgtGCGTGAAACACTGTGGATAAGGACGGACAATAACGTTAGTCTGAAGTCTAAGACTCATTACCTTCCTGCGTCACCCGCCTGCTTTTGtaactttcacttttttttgctggctTGCACACTCTGGGAATAACGGAACAAaatattctcagaaaaaaaaaccgtcagaGATATGACCACTATCAGTAAGTCGAGTCCTAAGACTCTCTGGATTCGATCCTTACGCGTGTCAGTCACACGTGCTGCGACATTGCGGGAGGAGCAGGACcgggtatagtcgggtcaaaataaCCTGAAGTTCAATGCATTTCACCAAGAGACTGCGCTCAAAGTGATGCGGAGGAGCTGGCGGTGGGGATCGatttgggaccatcgcgagctTCAGCCGGACTGCAACGACAAAGGGTACTAGGCAGAATCCTTCTTCAGAATGTTTTGACCCCACTTTAACACCAAACTTTAACGAACGTAAATCAATCGCTGAAAAACTACGGAAGCACGTCACTAGAACTCACATATCCATCTCCTATGTAATAGtagactttctgaaaaaaaagtcctgtCATTACATTAAGAAACGTAGCTGTGTATCTCCTAAATATTTATTAACTACATACATACCACAGTGTTCCCTGCTGTCATTCTCGAGGAATAGCTTTTCCTGAAAAGTAGGATACTAAAAGCGTCACcacacaaatctggggtgacatggatttccgatggctaaaggctatacgtggtcgtagattcCATAAACGGGTGGGATAACGCTCATTTCGTCCTagttgccataaaaaacgaagATGAAGGAACTTGTACCAAGAGGCCTGGTCGGATCCAAGACTACGAGCCGATTCTTCGCTAGCCATCCTCGTCGACGTACTCACTACGAATGACCTAACCACGATGAACATCAACAAGAAAGCAATGAAAACAAGTTTTTCATTCTGAAATAGAACGATAAACAAGTCTCGATACCGTTATTTCGTGAGTATTCTCAGTgctctcttaaaggcatcaccctacgaatctggagtggaaCGGATTTTTacggtgaagtattcgtatacgagatcgtagattattaggagaagagtgattccgtccatttcttcctaattgccgtagaaaacggcccggaagatacggctccgaacgttccggcgcactatttttcacaaggagttcgattggagcgcgccagccttgtgcacgcgcgcaccTTCGGCGCCGTTTTtccggcaattagggagaaatgggcggaatcacccccccccccccctccataatctactatgccgtatacgaatactacacctgaaatccggaccacctctgattcgtggtgtgctgcctttaaggtaatCGATAACGAATCTGACGACAGATTTTCCATGGAAAGCTTCCATACAGGgccgtagattgcggaaaaccagcTGGTTCCGCTCGCTGTaatcgctgtaaaaaacggcccggaagccgttttttttttgaaactaatgaataaaCTGTTGAGGGAaacggaacgtgtacatagaggcgcgttctaacctacctcgtaggaacagcAACTATTTCCATAGCGTTTCTTACGATGGtcacggagagatgagagAAACCACGTGGTTTTCCACTATCTATGGAagctttccatgagaaatccataacacgccagattcatggtatgctgccgttAACACAAGTCATCAAAAGATTGGTTTATCACTACATCTGTTCTCATTTTGTTTGAGTCCCATTCCATTACAGTGGTTTCGCCGAACAGTGGCTGCTTCTGACTTCTCCTAATCTCTCAAATCTCTGGACTTTCGGAATAGTTGCGCGTTTTTAACGTAATAATTGTGAGCTACGTCGTACTAGGTCCTGCCTGCTACTTACTTGATGGAGAAATCGAAACTCCGAAAATTACTCTAAACACTCCCCTGAAAAGTGAATTACGGTAACCGTTGGGTTGACGAGGACATGTAGTGACAGATTTTTGTGATCGTTATAGCTTATGCGAAGCTGTAGTTGCGGTTTTTTTAATCGTGTCCATGGGTGGATCACATTTTTACGGTTAGACTTCTGACTTGTTCagacttctttcttctccccttcactgattaATAGAAATTATATGTAGTGtcattttccgaaaaattaaatttgtattttctctACCGACGCTTCTTTCGTTCTtacgttttaaaaaattcaagcatTCACGAAATGATTACGAATTGACGTAATGATTCCATGGTCCTCTTCCTAAAGGCTTTACTACAGCtggagagtattcaaacttgattttacgtTAGTTCAATGAATAGTGGAATCGATTACGACAGCTGACGAACGCTAATCACGAACAGTTACACAAACTGGGAGAAACCCAATCCCTACAAAGGAAAGAACATTCGGAGGCGCCTTGACAACAAAACTAGGGGCAAAAATCCTGCTAAGGATGCGTTGTCCTACTCATGCACtatcatgcaaaaaaaagcggaaaattgtcaagaaagtaagaaaaaaagacttccgATGAACTAATCTTGATGAA
The Necator americanus strain Aroian chromosome I, whole genome shotgun sequence genome window above contains:
- a CDS encoding hypothetical protein (NECATOR_CHRI.G442.T1); its protein translation is MEELLAPARPVRLSTGVKVIKVRVMYSCCSATRPYDITSCAPFDGPASPSPLVQSFNTPFTFLATVPSNPFQWMSAPIWYPMISSYPVISAQTVTPYQTWTSAYSYAWPKYPAIPRIEVRNVARSVTRETSHFSSTSRRYTGIPVKRLQKNLEKRKNVHRKTTV
- a CDS encoding hypothetical protein (NECATOR_CHRI.G442.T2) gives rise to the protein MVFLCFLFPLFLSIIARPYDITSCAPFDGPASPSPLVQSFNTPFTFLATVPSNPFQWMSAPIWYPMISSYPVISAQTVTPYQTWTSAYSYAWPKYPAIPRIEVRNVARSVTRETSHFSSTSRRYTGIPVKRLQKNLEKRKNVHRKTTV
- a CDS encoding hypothetical protein (NECATOR_CHRI.G443.T1), which gives rise to MASEESARSLGSDQASWKSYSSRMTAGNTVKVYYYIGDGYRDMFVAIGFLLGSIAATAAFAAYNYVSLALGFIIIFFKIFVGIVAYLATAKKNGKLMIFVAICAGLASAATVYIAVTAFTDWAEKDFDLNFVPYVAQIMIDIAVFVHVTYFAIILL